A genome region from Gallus gallus isolate bGalGal1 chromosome 9, bGalGal1.mat.broiler.GRCg7b, whole genome shotgun sequence includes the following:
- the SPSB4 gene encoding SPRY domain-containing SOCS box protein 4 isoform X2, whose amino-acid sequence MGQKISGSIKSVDVREPPFRPVKRELRGPDFCKPARLDMLLDMPPAKLEIQYKHAWNNEDRSLNIFVKEDDKLTFHRHPVAQSTDCIRGKVGYTRGLHVWQIHWPTRQRGTHAVVGVSTAEAPLHSVGYTSLVGSNSESWGWDLGRNKLYHNCKNQPGVTYPVFLEPDESFVLPDSLLVVLDMDEGTLSFMVDGQYLGVAFRGLKGKKLYPIVSAVWGHCEITMRYINGLDRYSGSVPAERETFISLLS is encoded by the exons ATGGGCCAGAAAATCTCAGGGAGTATAAAGTCTGTGGATGTGAGGGAGCCCCCTTTTAGGCCAGTGAAACGAGAGCTGAGAGGCCCGGATTTCTGTAAGCCTGCGCGGCTGGACATGTTGTTGGATATGCCCCCTGCCAAGCTGGAGATCCAGTACAAACATGCTTGGAACAATGAAGATCgctctttaaatatatttgtaaaggAAGATGATAAACTGACTTTTCACAGGCACCCCGTTGCCCAAAGCACAGATTGCATCCGAGGTAAAGTTGGCTACACAAGAGGCCTCCATGTCTGGCAAATCCACTGGCCCACGAGGCAGCGAGGGACTCATGCGGTGGTGGGCGTCTCCACAGCTGAAGCGCCACTGCACTCGGTGGGGTACACGTCACTGGTGGGCAGCAACAGCGAGTCgtggggctgggatctgggACGCAACAAACTTTATCACAACTGTAAAAACCAGCCTGGAGTCACGTATCCTGTCTTTTTGGAACCGGATGAGTCTTTTGTACTCCCAGACTCCTTACTGGTGGTTTTGGATATGGACGAAGGAACGCTCAGCTTTATGGTAGATGGACAGTATCTTGGAGTGGCCTTCAGAGgactaaaagggaaaaaacttTACCCAATAGTCAGTGCAGTTTGGGGGCACTGTGAAATTACAATGAGATACATCAATGGACTTGACC gatatTCTGGGTCTGTgcctgcagagagagaaacCTTCATCAGTCTGTTGTCATGA
- the SPSB4 gene encoding SPRY domain-containing SOCS box protein 4 isoform X3 produces the protein MGQKISGSIKSVDVREPPFRPVKRELRGPDFCKPARLDMLLDMPPAKLEIQYKHAWNNEDRSLNIFVKEDDKLTFHRHPVAQSTDCIRGKVGYTRGLHVWQIHWPTRQRGTHAVVGVSTAEAPLHSVGYTSLVGSNSESWGWDLGRNKLYHNCKNQPGVTYPVFLEPDESFVLPDSLLVVLDMDEGTLSFMVDGQYLGVAFRGLKGKKLYPIVSAVWGHCEITMRYINGLDHFMEVLFS, from the coding sequence ATGGGCCAGAAAATCTCAGGGAGTATAAAGTCTGTGGATGTGAGGGAGCCCCCTTTTAGGCCAGTGAAACGAGAGCTGAGAGGCCCGGATTTCTGTAAGCCTGCGCGGCTGGACATGTTGTTGGATATGCCCCCTGCCAAGCTGGAGATCCAGTACAAACATGCTTGGAACAATGAAGATCgctctttaaatatatttgtaaaggAAGATGATAAACTGACTTTTCACAGGCACCCCGTTGCCCAAAGCACAGATTGCATCCGAGGTAAAGTTGGCTACACAAGAGGCCTCCATGTCTGGCAAATCCACTGGCCCACGAGGCAGCGAGGGACTCATGCGGTGGTGGGCGTCTCCACAGCTGAAGCGCCACTGCACTCGGTGGGGTACACGTCACTGGTGGGCAGCAACAGCGAGTCgtggggctgggatctgggACGCAACAAACTTTATCACAACTGTAAAAACCAGCCTGGAGTCACGTATCCTGTCTTTTTGGAACCGGATGAGTCTTTTGTACTCCCAGACTCCTTACTGGTGGTTTTGGATATGGACGAAGGAACGCTCAGCTTTATGGTAGATGGACAGTATCTTGGAGTGGCCTTCAGAGgactaaaagggaaaaaacttTACCCAATAGTCAGTGCAGTTTGGGGGCACTGTGAAATTACAATGAGATACATCAATGGACTTGACC